The Candidatus Manganitrophus noduliformans genome includes a window with the following:
- a CDS encoding DUF2155 domain-containing protein yields the protein MKQKETALLLILFLLFAACNKKEANYMEEVSGPPPAPQAQQVQRGDHPSTNRPSDVPDLSNAEIFIPDSVKGKWKAVKLMVEDKQTHQITEHTINLGEEYTLPDSTVKVKVGEFLPDLIIQGTVFTSVSNELKNPAVRVIISENGKELFKGWLFSLFPTMHPFQHPRFAVTLKDVVSA from the coding sequence ATGAAACAGAAAGAGACCGCCCTGCTTCTCATCCTCTTCCTTCTCTTTGCTGCATGCAATAAGAAGGAAGCGAATTACATGGAGGAGGTTTCCGGACCGCCGCCGGCTCCGCAGGCGCAGCAGGTTCAAAGAGGCGACCATCCTTCCACGAATCGACCTTCCGATGTCCCTGATCTGAGCAATGCCGAGATTTTCATCCCCGATTCGGTGAAGGGGAAGTGGAAGGCGGTGAAATTGATGGTCGAAGACAAACAGACCCATCAGATCACCGAGCACACCATCAATTTGGGGGAGGAGTATACCCTTCCCGATTCGACGGTGAAGGTGAAGGTCGGCGAGTTTCTTCCCGATTTGATTATTCAGGGGACGGTGTTTACCTCGGTGAGCAACGAGCTGAAGAATCCCGCCGTCCGCGTCATCATTTCGGAGAACGGCAAAGAGCTGTTCAAGGGATGGCTCTTCTCTCTCTTTCCAACGATGCACCCCTTCCAGCATCCCCGCTTCGCCGTCACCCTCAAGGATGTGGTTTCCGCTTAA
- a CDS encoding sensor histidine kinase produces the protein MTPIPNGQACPKCAPLQTECEALRQKLDRNRAELDTFVYRVSHDLKAPVVSLYGMASVVSEDYGEKLGEQGKHYLSRLMANAGMIERLLADLLAYSRVGRKEANPERLQADAVVRDVLGKFSKEITQRKIRVEIHSPLPEIFFARTQLEQLFSNLIGNAVRFMGDQPDPVIEIGAVAADAGITFYVRDNGIGIDPQHHQIIFGVFERLKEIETDGTGMGLALVRKILDLAGGNIWIESNKGEGAVFYFTLPVGRC, from the coding sequence ATGACCCCTATCCCGAACGGCCAGGCCTGTCCGAAATGTGCTCCTCTGCAGACGGAGTGCGAGGCGTTGCGTCAAAAGCTCGATCGAAACAGGGCGGAGCTCGATACCTTCGTTTATCGGGTCTCGCACGATTTGAAGGCCCCGGTCGTTTCCCTTTACGGGATGGCATCGGTCGTCTCCGAAGATTACGGCGAAAAGCTGGGCGAGCAGGGAAAGCACTACCTGAGCCGGCTGATGGCGAACGCGGGGATGATCGAGCGCCTTTTGGCCGATCTGCTTGCCTACTCCAGAGTCGGAAGAAAAGAGGCAAACCCGGAGCGGCTTCAAGCCGATGCCGTCGTCCGGGATGTCTTGGGGAAGTTTTCGAAGGAGATCACGCAAAGAAAGATCCGTGTGGAAATTCACTCGCCGTTGCCGGAGATTTTTTTCGCTCGGACGCAGTTGGAGCAGCTCTTCTCGAATCTGATCGGCAACGCCGTCCGATTTATGGGCGATCAGCCCGATCCGGTGATCGAGATCGGCGCCGTTGCGGCCGATGCAGGCATTACCTTCTACGTCCGGGACAACGGCATCGGAATCGATCCGCAGCATCACCAGATCATTTTCGGCGTCTTCGAACGTCTTAAAGAGATTGAGACGGATGGGACGGGGATGGGTCTTGCGCTTGTCCGGAAGATCCTGGATCTGGCAGGCGGCAATATATGGATCGAGTCAAACAAAGGAGAAGGGGCCGTTTTTTACTTCACGCTGCCCGTCGGTCGATGTTAG
- a CDS encoding response regulator — MEPIEILLVEDNPDHAELTRRSLMSGSVANRVAWVKDGQEALDYLFKKEPYANAPRPGLILLDINLPKVNGLEVLKKIKETEDLRVIPVIMLTTSDRDEEALKCYNFGANSFITKPVKFTEFSEKVKSLKLYWLLVNRPPKSDAS, encoded by the coding sequence ATGGAGCCGATCGAAATTCTATTGGTGGAAGACAATCCCGACCATGCCGAATTGACCCGCCGTTCACTGATGAGCGGAAGCGTGGCGAACAGAGTGGCTTGGGTCAAAGACGGCCAAGAGGCGCTGGATTATCTCTTTAAAAAAGAGCCTTATGCGAACGCCCCCCGGCCCGGGCTGATCCTCCTCGACATCAATCTTCCCAAGGTTAACGGCCTTGAGGTCCTAAAAAAAATAAAAGAGACCGAAGATCTCCGTGTCATTCCGGTCATCATGTTGACGACATCGGATCGAGATGAAGAAGCGCTCAAATGTTACAACTTCGGCGCCAACAGCTTCATCACCAAGCCGGTGAAATTTACTGAATTTTCGGAGAAGGTCAAATCGCTGAAGCTCTATTGGCTGCTGGTCAATCGGCCGCCGAAATCGGACGCGTCGTAA
- a CDS encoding diguanylate cyclase, with the protein MENEPVKILLVEDNVDQRELTLRAFQKKEPDIRITPVETGPACLEALGKGRFDAVILDYSLPMMNGIEVLSEIQTKGYTAPVIMVTGQGDEKIAVEAMKRGACDYIIKSQNYHQTLPPAARKVIDQNRLKRRLEKNAQRVHRLYELSLSLATERKTTVLSDTLVEGAKELMDAEGALLFLIDAEQGEILQTAFAGVSFEGGIPQGPLSKLGLFGLACQEKRPILIEDPQKHPLKGATPALQTPLRQIFSIPLVREARNLGVLNLINQKQGSFSSEDRDFLSTLCVNAAVALDNARFLEEVEKRAATDSLTGLYNHREFQKRLGEETERASRYGKAFSLLMLDIDHFKVFNDTHGHPVGDAILKEIVKVIQKCIRNVDFPARYGGEEFSVILPETIGIHAAKVAERIRKAIDDGPFVTPTGHRVHLSISIGVASFPEDGRRREELILSADQALYFAKKDGRNRVCRYCDTLKAAIEKDQNKLTELLRNPEIKTIRDLAAVIDAKSPYTRGHSEGVIEYALLLADALNLGEQEKQSLQLASLLHNIGIVSIPDSILNKPGPLSTEERKIIQAHPGLAQMLIKESHNLDSVLPAILYHHERYDGKGYPNGLTGEEIPFLARVLGVVEAYHAMISVRPYRPKMSHEEAVQELRKNAGTQFDPGVVKTFLEILDKRNPA; encoded by the coding sequence ATGGAGAATGAGCCGGTCAAGATTTTACTTGTGGAAGACAATGTCGATCAAAGGGAGTTGACCCTGCGCGCGTTTCAGAAAAAGGAGCCCGACATCCGCATTACCCCCGTCGAAACCGGTCCGGCCTGCCTGGAGGCGCTGGGGAAAGGGCGTTTCGATGCGGTCATTCTCGACTACAGTCTTCCGATGATGAACGGAATCGAAGTCTTGAGCGAAATTCAGACGAAGGGCTATACCGCTCCGGTGATCATGGTGACCGGACAAGGGGATGAGAAGATTGCGGTAGAGGCGATGAAGCGGGGAGCGTGCGACTACATCATTAAGAGCCAAAACTATCACCAGACCCTCCCCCCCGCGGCCCGCAAAGTCATCGACCAAAACAGGCTGAAACGCCGTCTGGAGAAGAACGCGCAACGGGTTCACCGTCTGTATGAACTTTCCCTCTCTTTGGCGACCGAGCGAAAAACGACGGTTTTAAGCGATACCTTGGTCGAAGGGGCAAAAGAGCTGATGGATGCGGAAGGAGCGCTCCTCTTTCTCATCGATGCGGAACAAGGGGAGATTCTCCAGACCGCCTTTGCCGGCGTGTCGTTCGAGGGTGGGATTCCACAGGGGCCCCTTTCGAAGCTCGGTCTCTTCGGGTTGGCGTGCCAGGAAAAACGACCGATCCTGATCGAAGACCCTCAAAAGCATCCTTTAAAAGGAGCCACCCCGGCGCTCCAAACTCCGCTTCGCCAAATTTTCTCGATTCCGCTCGTCCGCGAGGCCCGAAATTTAGGGGTGTTGAACCTGATCAATCAGAAGCAGGGGAGCTTTTCTTCCGAGGACCGAGATTTCCTATCGACCCTCTGCGTCAATGCCGCCGTGGCCCTGGACAATGCCCGCTTTCTGGAGGAGGTGGAAAAAAGGGCGGCCACCGACAGCCTCACCGGCCTCTACAACCATCGGGAGTTTCAGAAGCGATTGGGTGAGGAGACCGAGCGGGCGAGCCGATATGGGAAAGCGTTTTCGCTGCTGATGCTCGACATTGATCATTTTAAAGTTTTTAACGACACCCATGGCCATCCGGTCGGGGATGCGATCCTGAAAGAAATCGTGAAGGTAATCCAAAAGTGCATCCGTAACGTCGACTTTCCGGCCCGGTATGGAGGAGAGGAGTTTTCAGTCATTCTCCCCGAGACGATCGGCATTCATGCCGCGAAAGTCGCCGAGAGAATCCGAAAAGCGATCGACGACGGCCCCTTCGTCACGCCGACAGGCCATCGGGTCCACCTCTCGATCAGCATCGGGGTTGCATCTTTCCCGGAAGACGGAAGGCGTCGGGAGGAATTGATCCTCTCCGCCGATCAGGCCCTCTACTTCGCGAAAAAAGACGGCCGCAATCGGGTCTGCCGCTACTGCGATACGCTCAAGGCGGCGATCGAGAAGGATCAGAACAAGTTGACCGAGCTTCTGCGCAATCCGGAGATAAAAACCATCCGCGATCTGGCCGCCGTGATCGATGCGAAGAGCCCCTACACGCGGGGTCATTCCGAGGGGGTGATCGAATATGCCCTTCTTCTTGCCGATGCGTTGAACCTCGGCGAGCAGGAAAAGCAAAGCTTGCAGCTCGCGAGCCTCCTTCACAACATCGGCATTGTCAGCATCCCCGACAGCATTCTGAATAAACCGGGCCCCCTCTCGACCGAGGAGCGGAAAATCATTCAAGCCCATCCCGGCCTGGCGCAGATGCTGATCAAAGAATCACACAATCTGGATTCTGTTCTTCCGGCCATTCTCTACCATCACGAACGCTACGACGGCAAAGGTTATCCGAACGGGTTAACAGGAGAGGAGATTCCTTTTCTCGCCCGCGTCCTGGGCGTGGTCGAGGCGTATCATGCGATGATTTCGGTTCGCCCCTACCGACCGAAGATGTCGCATGAGGAGGCGGTCCAAGAGCTCCGGAAGAACGCCGGCACCCAATTTGATCCGGGAGTGGTGAAAACTTTCCTCGAAATCTTGGATAAAAGAAATCCGGCCTGA
- a CDS encoding TonB-dependent receptor domain-containing protein, which translates to MAGRSTGTERLFRGTEPAYQIATLYALGTDHALRASYSAAPTVPSLWEVRVDRQSDFTVIMEGNPDLKPSKLHSNEIGYHGVYFDRRLQAEGSLFYMQSDDLTASFVKQQGAFFPFPTPTTFSFDNSRKATAKGAELKWTYRFAPARWVYVNYTYETIDDDGSTFRGKILRVRIIASSPTSSKSRRRTTASSRSSIES; encoded by the coding sequence ATGGCCGGTCGGTCGACGGGAACCGAGCGATTGTTTCGAGGAACGGAGCCGGCCTATCAGATTGCAACCCTCTATGCACTGGGAACCGACCATGCTTTACGTGCGTCGTATTCAGCGGCACCGACGGTCCCTTCTTTGTGGGAAGTCCGGGTCGACCGGCAGTCGGACTTCACCGTGATCATGGAAGGGAACCCCGATTTGAAGCCGTCGAAACTTCACTCCAATGAGATCGGCTATCACGGCGTCTATTTCGACCGGCGTCTCCAGGCCGAAGGGAGCCTCTTTTACATGCAGTCCGACGATCTCACTGCAAGTTTCGTGAAGCAGCAAGGCGCTTTCTTCCCTTTCCCAACCCCCACCACCTTCTCATTCGACAACAGCAGAAAGGCAACGGCGAAAGGGGCTGAGCTGAAGTGGACCTACCGCTTCGCCCCGGCGCGGTGGGTCTATGTCAACTATACCTATGAAACAATCGATGACGATGGATCGACCTTCAGGGGAAAAATCTTGCGAGTCCGAATCATCGCGAGTTCCCCGACTTCCTCGAAATCCCGAAGACGTACTACGGCGTCGTCTCGGTCATCTATTGAGTCATGA
- a CDS encoding ABC transporter substrate-binding protein produces the protein MRQTSGKWVRITCLIGFFLAVPGAASSQEVVAILSAEWGPYREAFEGFQEAFGRPVPSISIMEGPPRISLETRVVVAFGGKAAQWDYPDRVVLIYGMAPGTKLGLRDRKGLSVEVNILPRAATVLARLKEMQPNLKRLAVLWSSESVEAYLQEIRKASESIGIDILSERLNSPVDLPDRLRNLFRKADAIWLLPDPVLVSAQNLSILKEYSWSNRIPFYAPTAGFVQQGATASVSSSFREVGRAAGLAAQEVLSGEWTLETIYPGKAEVTINVKAAEKAGLDIPKEALQKADRVLP, from the coding sequence ATGAGGCAAACTTCCGGAAAATGGGTTCGAATCACCTGCCTGATCGGTTTTTTCCTCGCCGTTCCCGGAGCGGCGTCTTCTCAAGAGGTCGTGGCGATCCTCAGCGCCGAATGGGGCCCCTATCGCGAGGCGTTTGAGGGATTTCAAGAAGCGTTCGGCCGTCCCGTCCCTTCCATTTCCATCATGGAAGGCCCTCCGCGGATCTCTCTGGAGACCCGCGTTGTCGTCGCCTTCGGGGGGAAGGCGGCGCAATGGGATTATCCCGACAGAGTCGTCCTGATCTACGGCATGGCGCCCGGGACGAAGCTGGGATTGCGGGATCGGAAAGGGCTCTCCGTCGAAGTGAATATCCTCCCGCGGGCCGCGACCGTCCTCGCGAGACTCAAGGAAATGCAGCCGAACCTTAAGCGGCTGGCGGTTCTCTGGTCTTCAGAATCGGTTGAAGCGTACCTCCAGGAGATCCGAAAGGCATCGGAGTCGATCGGGATCGACATTTTGTCGGAACGGTTGAACAGCCCGGTTGATCTTCCCGATCGCCTTCGGAATCTTTTTCGGAAGGCCGATGCCATTTGGCTTCTTCCGGACCCCGTCCTCGTCAGCGCTCAGAATCTTTCCATTTTGAAAGAGTATTCCTGGTCCAACCGGATTCCCTTTTACGCCCCCACGGCGGGATTCGTTCAGCAGGGGGCCACCGCATCGGTATCGAGCAGCTTTCGCGAGGTGGGCCGCGCAGCCGGCCTTGCGGCTCAAGAGGTGCTCTCGGGGGAGTGGACGCTCGAAACGATTTACCCCGGAAAGGCAGAAGTAACGATCAATGTAAAGGCGGCTGAAAAAGCAGGGCTGGATATTCCGAAAGAAGCCCTTCAGAAGGCCGACAGAGTGCTTCCATGA
- a CDS encoding sensor histidine kinase, producing the protein MTLRTKFLIFIISIALLSGGASIFFSKRGVHSILVGEVAKRGILKTTGLPGEIASAFEEEDEDLLLAFLQEAMERTEALYAVALDERGRVLAHTNVVEKGKVYQDRATQEALRSEQPGYRELQTAGQTVVDVSFPVWSVQTASTEEEFLLFGGKELKETTRLGTLRLGLSMAEMMETEKRITLQLAWILAVTGLIAFGISLVSMKKVLRRVRILVEGTEKIGRGEYGAMVQAFSNDELGVLARSFNQMSEGLDRAHTHLEKEVKLRTQELESVIYTISHDLKSPVVSMQGMASILMEDYAGQLDEKGKHYLQRVIENANYMEQMIMDLLTLSRVGAQKGSEPVEVRSVVERILDIHQERFAKKGIEIIIQPTFPRLLFDRAQITELFQNLITNAAKFMGDQPCPRIEIGGRESGEWVELYVKDNGIGIDPEYHDRIFGVFQRLKDVEVEGTGVGLSIVKKIVDLAHGTIWIESRKGEGTTFFIRFPKAEEA; encoded by the coding sequence ATGACGCTTCGAACGAAGTTTCTGATCTTTATCATCTCCATTGCGCTCCTTTCCGGGGGCGCCAGTATCTTTTTTTCGAAGAGAGGGGTGCATTCCATTCTCGTGGGAGAGGTGGCCAAGCGGGGGATTTTAAAGACCACCGGCCTGCCGGGCGAGATCGCGTCGGCCTTCGAAGAAGAGGATGAAGATCTGCTTCTAGCCTTTTTGCAAGAGGCGATGGAACGAACCGAGGCGCTTTATGCCGTCGCGCTCGATGAACGGGGCCGTGTCTTGGCCCACACCAATGTGGTCGAGAAGGGGAAGGTCTATCAAGATCGTGCGACGCAGGAAGCCCTTCGATCGGAACAGCCGGGATACCGCGAACTTCAGACGGCCGGCCAAACGGTGGTCGATGTCTCATTTCCGGTCTGGTCGGTTCAAACGGCCTCCACGGAGGAAGAGTTTCTTCTGTTCGGCGGGAAAGAGCTGAAGGAGACGACCCGCCTGGGGACGTTGAGATTGGGGCTGTCGATGGCGGAGATGATGGAGACCGAGAAACGGATCACCTTGCAGTTGGCCTGGATCTTGGCGGTGACCGGCTTGATCGCCTTCGGAATTTCCCTGGTGTCGATGAAGAAAGTTCTCCGGCGGGTTCGGATTTTGGTCGAAGGGACGGAGAAGATCGGCCGGGGGGAATATGGGGCGATGGTGCAGGCCTTCTCCAACGATGAATTGGGTGTCCTGGCGCGCAGCTTCAATCAGATGAGTGAAGGGTTGGACCGGGCGCATACGCATTTGGAAAAAGAGGTCAAGCTGCGGACGCAAGAGTTGGAATCGGTCATTTATACCATCTCCCATGACCTGAAGTCGCCGGTGGTCTCCATGCAAGGAATGGCCTCGATTCTCATGGAGGACTATGCCGGGCAACTCGATGAGAAGGGGAAACACTACCTGCAGCGGGTGATCGAGAACGCCAATTACATGGAACAGATGATTATGGATCTGCTGACGCTCTCCCGCGTGGGCGCGCAGAAAGGGTCGGAGCCGGTCGAGGTTCGATCGGTCGTTGAGAGAATTCTCGATATCCATCAAGAGCGCTTTGCGAAGAAGGGGATCGAGATCATTATCCAACCGACATTTCCACGTCTCCTATTCGATCGCGCACAAATTACGGAGTTGTTTCAAAATCTAATCACCAATGCGGCAAAATTTATGGGAGATCAGCCCTGTCCGCGAATTGAGATCGGCGGGAGGGAGAGCGGCGAGTGGGTGGAGCTTTATGTGAAGGACAATGGGATCGGAATTGACCCAGAGTACCATGACAGGATTTTCGGCGTTTTCCAACGGCTGAAGGATGTGGAGGTGGAAGGAACCGGGGTCGGGCTGTCGATCGTAAAAAAGATCGTCGATCTTGCTCACGGCACGATCTGGATCGAATCGAGAAAGGGCGAAGGAACGACATTTTTTATTCGATTTCCGAAAGCGGAGGAAGCTTAG
- the rpsU gene encoding 30S ribosomal protein S21 has protein sequence MIKVYENQIEKALKALKRQLAKEGLLKELKRRSFYEKPSVKRKRKQKEARKKRLKAQRLSSTMNP, from the coding sequence TTGATCAAAGTCTACGAGAACCAGATCGAGAAAGCATTAAAAGCCCTGAAACGGCAATTGGCCAAAGAGGGTCTTTTAAAAGAACTCAAGCGCAGAAGCTTCTACGAAAAACCCTCCGTCAAAAGAAAGAGAAAGCAGAAAGAGGCGAGGAAAAAACGGCTGAAGGCGCAACGTCTCTCCTCCACGATGAATCCATAA
- a CDS encoding radical SAM protein, whose protein sequence is MKVNEIFKSIQGESTYAGLPCVFVRTAFCNLRCGWCDTTYAFYEGADRSVESVLQEVRGHACRLVEVTGGEPLLQEEVYPLVTRLLDEGYVVLIETSGSIPIDRVDPRAVIVMDIKCPGSKMSHAVHWENLGRLKKGDEVKFVIADRADYDWAKEVLSQHPRLFDHPVLFSPVFNQMDSRQLAEWILEEKLPVRFQLQLHKYIWDPAMRGV, encoded by the coding sequence ATGAAAGTAAATGAAATCTTCAAGAGCATTCAGGGAGAATCGACCTATGCCGGACTCCCCTGTGTGTTCGTGCGAACCGCCTTTTGCAATCTTCGGTGCGGCTGGTGCGACACGACTTATGCTTTCTATGAAGGAGCGGATCGGTCCGTTGAATCGGTTCTCCAAGAAGTCCGCGGTCACGCGTGCCGCCTGGTCGAAGTCACCGGAGGAGAGCCGCTGCTTCAGGAAGAGGTCTATCCCCTCGTGACCCGGCTGCTCGATGAAGGGTACGTTGTCTTAATCGAGACCAGCGGAAGCATTCCGATCGATCGGGTCGATCCTCGCGCCGTGATCGTCATGGATATCAAATGCCCCGGCAGCAAGATGAGCCATGCCGTCCATTGGGAGAACCTGGGCCGGTTAAAAAAAGGGGATGAAGTCAAATTCGTCATTGCCGATCGGGCCGATTATGATTGGGCCAAGGAGGTCTTGTCGCAACATCCCCGTTTGTTCGATCACCCCGTTCTTTTTTCCCCCGTCTTCAATCAAATGGATTCGCGGCAGCTGGCCGAGTGGATCCTGGAAGAGAAACTCCCGGTTCGATTTCAATTGCAATTGCACAAATACATCTGGGACCCGGCGATGCGGGGGGTCTAA
- a CDS encoding leucyl aminopeptidase: MEFKVQRGPLTKQTTEILVLGHYEGEGLLPEVMSIDKAIGGKIREVLSTEEFGGKFLQTLLVRTDRKIASPRLLLLGLGKRAEATLDRIRQAMGRAATQIREMGFRQFATQIHGKGLPRTSVQDLAQAMVEGVVLGLYQFQVYKTDRQIPPKEVRECALIEPDDKKVVEVQMGALRGKLIAEAANYVRDLCNTPSNVVTPSRLAEEAKKIASDYHLRLEVLERADMERLGMGALLGVARGTVEPPKFIVLEYDGAKKKGRPVALIGKSVTFDSGGISLKPAENMEQMKYDMSGGATVLGTMRVAAQLKLPLNIIGVLPATDNMPSGTAMHPGDVLTTLSGKTVEVINTDAEGRLCLADALAYAKRYEPAAMIDLATLTGACVIALGHHAMALFGNDPKLTAQIQKASDETGERVWEMPLWEEYHDQIKSEIADLKNTGGRPGGSITAALFLKQFVGETPWVHLDIAGTSWNGEKPRPYIPKGSTGTGLRLLVQYLANLAKQQKRSRGAI, translated from the coding sequence ATGGAATTTAAGGTTCAAAGGGGACCCCTCACGAAGCAAACCACGGAGATCCTTGTCCTCGGTCATTATGAAGGAGAGGGGCTCCTGCCCGAGGTGATGTCGATTGATAAAGCCATCGGCGGAAAGATCCGAGAGGTCCTCTCCACAGAGGAGTTCGGCGGGAAATTTCTTCAGACGCTCCTGGTCCGAACCGATCGAAAGATCGCGTCGCCGCGGCTTCTTCTGTTGGGGCTCGGCAAGCGGGCCGAGGCGACCCTTGATCGGATCCGTCAAGCGATGGGACGGGCGGCCACGCAGATTCGCGAGATGGGCTTCCGCCAGTTCGCGACCCAGATTCACGGCAAGGGACTTCCCAGAACGTCGGTCCAGGATCTGGCGCAGGCGATGGTGGAGGGGGTGGTATTGGGGCTGTATCAGTTCCAGGTTTACAAAACCGACCGGCAGATCCCGCCGAAGGAGGTCCGGGAATGCGCCCTGATCGAGCCGGACGACAAAAAGGTCGTCGAGGTCCAGATGGGGGCCCTCCGGGGGAAGTTGATTGCCGAGGCGGCCAATTACGTCCGGGATCTCTGCAACACCCCTTCGAATGTCGTCACGCCGAGCCGCCTGGCGGAGGAGGCGAAGAAGATCGCCTCCGATTACCACCTTCGCTTGGAGGTGCTCGAGCGCGCCGACATGGAACGGCTCGGGATGGGGGCCCTCCTCGGCGTCGCCCGCGGGACGGTCGAGCCGCCGAAGTTCATCGTTTTGGAGTACGACGGCGCCAAGAAAAAAGGACGCCCGGTCGCCCTCATCGGCAAGTCGGTCACATTCGATTCCGGCGGCATTTCGCTGAAGCCGGCGGAGAACATGGAGCAGATGAAATACGATATGAGCGGCGGCGCCACCGTCCTTGGGACGATGCGGGTCGCCGCCCAGCTGAAGCTTCCCCTCAACATCATCGGCGTTCTCCCGGCCACCGACAACATGCCGAGCGGGACCGCCATGCATCCGGGCGACGTCCTCACGACCCTCTCCGGAAAGACGGTGGAGGTGATCAATACCGATGCCGAAGGGCGTCTCTGTCTCGCCGATGCGCTCGCTTATGCTAAGCGCTACGAGCCGGCGGCGATGATCGATCTGGCCACCCTGACCGGCGCCTGCGTCATTGCCCTCGGCCATCATGCGATGGCCCTCTTCGGAAATGATCCGAAGCTGACCGCCCAAATTCAGAAAGCAAGCGACGAGACCGGAGAGCGGGTCTGGGAGATGCCGCTCTGGGAGGAGTATCACGATCAGATCAAGAGCGAGATCGCCGACCTGAAAAATACCGGCGGCCGTCCCGGCGGAAGCATCACCGCCGCCCTCTTCCTGAAGCAGTTCGTCGGGGAGACGCCGTGGGTTCATCTCGATATCGCCGGAACCTCGTGGAACGGCGAGAAGCCGCGCCCCTATATTCCCAAAGGATCGACCGGAACCGGCCTTCGCCTGTTGGTCCAGTATCTGGCGAACCTCGCCAAGCAGCAGAAAAGAAGTAGGGGCGCAATTTAA
- the nagZ gene encoding beta-N-acetylhexosaminidase: MKVTHKIGQLLMVGFDGTAPSAGVEELIRKHHIGGVILFSRNIKDPAQCAKLTESLQKAAPDAPLFISVDQEGGRVSRLAPPFTQFPPARTLGHCDSVDLTYSCAEAMAKELAAVGINMNFAPVLDVDTNPKNPIIGDRAFGASPTLVSKHGLATIAALHDQRVIACGKHFPGHGDTAADSHKTLPRVDHSLHRMADLELKPFIHAVENRLHAVMTAHVLYTKLDEKYPASLSKKIISQLLRKTIQFEGLVVTDDLEMKGITDGFTVPEAAVRAVQAGSDLILVCHSLDQQKAVLEALIHAVEKGTITQERLNQSLSRILSLKERFLLPHQAPQPKKIKQVVGCEAHRSLVEEIEKRSETMPVRGVKR; encoded by the coding sequence ATGAAAGTGACCCATAAGATCGGCCAACTCCTGATGGTGGGGTTTGATGGAACCGCCCCTTCCGCAGGGGTGGAGGAATTGATTCGAAAACACCACATCGGCGGCGTCATTCTCTTCTCCCGGAACATCAAAGATCCGGCCCAATGCGCCAAGCTGACCGAATCGTTACAGAAGGCGGCGCCCGATGCGCCCCTCTTCATCTCCGTCGATCAAGAAGGAGGCCGGGTTTCGCGCCTCGCCCCCCCCTTCACCCAGTTTCCGCCGGCGCGGACGCTCGGCCACTGCGACTCGGTCGATCTCACTTACAGTTGCGCGGAAGCGATGGCGAAGGAGCTGGCGGCGGTCGGCATCAATATGAATTTCGCTCCGGTGCTTGATGTCGATACCAATCCGAAGAACCCGATCATCGGAGACCGCGCCTTCGGGGCCAGCCCGACCCTTGTCTCGAAACATGGGCTTGCGACGATCGCCGCCCTGCACGATCAGCGGGTGATCGCCTGCGGCAAACACTTCCCCGGCCACGGGGATACCGCCGCCGACTCGCACAAGACCCTGCCGCGCGTCGACCATTCTCTCCACCGGATGGCCGATTTGGAGCTGAAGCCGTTTATTCATGCGGTCGAAAACCGTCTCCATGCCGTCATGACGGCCCACGTCCTCTACACGAAGCTAGACGAAAAATACCCCGCTTCCCTTTCTAAAAAGATCATCTCTCAACTGCTCCGCAAAACGATTCAGTTCGAGGGGCTCGTGGTGACCGACGATCTGGAGATGAAGGGGATCACCGACGGTTTCACCGTCCCCGAAGCGGCGGTGAGGGCGGTCCAGGCGGGATCGGATTTGATTTTGGTCTGTCATTCGCTCGATCAGCAGAAAGCGGTCCTCGAGGCATTGATTCACGCCGTGGAGAAGGGGACGATTACCCAGGAGCGCCTCAACCAGTCGCTGAGTCGCATCCTCAGCCTGAAAGAGCGGTTCCTTCTTCCCCATCAGGCGCCGCAGCCGAAGAAGATCAAGCAGGTCGTCGGCTGCGAGGCGCATCGATCCTTGGTCGAGGAGATCGAGAAGAGAAGCGAAACGATGCCGGTCCGCGGGGTGAAGAGATAA